A portion of the Chelonia mydas isolate rCheMyd1 chromosome 23, rCheMyd1.pri.v2, whole genome shotgun sequence genome contains these proteins:
- the ASPDH gene encoding putative L-aspartate dehydrogenase, whose product MCDGPARRKVGIVGFGHLGQYLVRRLQEEGPRHGLELAFVWNRDARKLQGQVPASLQLQDLARFPERKADLVVEVAHPCIVRDHGATFLSGADFMVGSPTSLADQATEMRLREAARRGGHTLYVPRGALWGGEDIQRMDDRGVLQGLKVTMIKHPDSFRLEGALRERLGAARAVLYEGPVRALCPLAPNNVNTMAAACMAAPSLGFDGVQGCLIADPSLPDWHVVEVEVTGPSGERGDQAFTVTTSRRNPASPGAVTGAATFPSFWSSLLACQGHRGRVVLC is encoded by the exons ATGTGCGACGGGCCGGCCAGGCGGAAGGTCGGGATCGTGGGCTTTGGACATTTGG GCCAGTATCTGGTCCGGAGGCTCCAGGAGGAGGGACCCCGGCACGGCCTGGAACTCGCCTTCGTCTGGAACCGGGATGCgcggaagctgcaggggcaggtgCCGGCTTCCCTCCAGCTGCAGGACCTGGCCCGGTTCCCCGAGCG CAAGGCAGATCTAGTGGTGGAAGTGGCTCATCCCTGCATCGTCCGGGACCACGGCGCGACCTTCCTGTCCGGAGCGGATTTCATG GTGGGCTCCCCCACGTCCCTGGCTGACCAGGCCACGGAGATGCGGCTGCGGGAAGCTGCCCGGCGTGGGGGGCACACGCTGTACGTGCcccggggggcgctgtggggcggcgAGGACATCCAGCGCATGGATGACAGGGGCGTGCTGCAG GGCCTGAAGGTGACCATGATCAAGCATCCGGACAGCTTCCGGCTGGAGGGGGCGCTGAGGGAGCGGCTGGGGGCCGCGCGGGCCGTGCTGTACGAGGGGCCCGTGCGGGCTCTCTGCCCGCTGGCCCCCAATAATGTCAACACCATGGCGGCCGCTTGCATGGCCGCCCCCAGCCTGGGCTTCGATGGGGTCCAGGGGTGTCTCATTGCTGACCCCAG CCTCCCTGACTGGCATGTGGTGGAGGTGGAGGTGACCGGCCCATCTGGCGAGCGCGGGGACCAGGCCTTCACGGTCACCACCAGCCGCAGGAACCCGGCCTCCCCTGGAGCTGTCACTGGGGCAGCCACCTTCCCTTCGTTCTGGAGCAGCCTGCTGG CTTGCCAGGGCCACCGAGGGCGTGTCGTTTTGTGCTGA